One window from the genome of Erwinia sorbitola encodes:
- the tolA gene encoding cell envelope integrity protein TolA, with the protein MSKATEQDEKLKRAITLSVIFHIILVAVLVWSSFDENIDASGGGGGGDIDAVMVDPGAVVEQYNRQQNQQSDSKRAEQQRQKQAKQQAEELQQKQAAEQQRLKQIEKERLQAQEEAKQQAAEQAAEQKQAADAAKQAQQEQKQAEAAAAKAKADAKAQADAQAKSAADAQKKAAEEAKKAAADAKKEAEAEAKQAAAEAAKVKAAADAKAKAAADAKAKAAADAKAAAQEAKEQAAAEAKAKAAEEAKEKAAAAAKEKADAAAKAKAEAAAKAKADAAAKKKAAAEAAKESGDVGDLLGDLTSGKNAPKSGNAAGGGGAAGQGNQKKAGASGAAIDSYLGQVKGAIQSKLYDADTFAGQTCDIRIKLAPDGLLISATSAGGDPALCQAALSAARTAKIPKPPSQDVWQAVKEATVVFKL; encoded by the coding sequence GTGTCGAAGGCAACCGAGCAAGACGAAAAGTTAAAACGAGCCATAACCCTGTCAGTTATCTTCCACATTATTCTGGTGGCAGTGCTGGTGTGGAGCTCGTTTGACGAAAACATCGACGCCAGCGGCGGCGGTGGCGGTGGCGATATTGATGCAGTTATGGTCGATCCTGGCGCGGTCGTAGAACAGTACAATCGTCAGCAAAATCAGCAAAGTGACAGCAAGCGAGCTGAACAGCAACGTCAAAAGCAGGCTAAACAGCAGGCAGAAGAGTTGCAGCAGAAGCAGGCCGCAGAGCAGCAGCGACTGAAACAGATCGAAAAAGAGCGACTGCAAGCCCAGGAAGAGGCTAAACAGCAGGCTGCTGAACAGGCCGCCGAGCAGAAGCAGGCCGCTGATGCTGCGAAGCAGGCACAGCAGGAGCAAAAACAGGCAGAAGCAGCGGCGGCGAAGGCCAAAGCGGATGCGAAAGCTCAGGCTGATGCTCAGGCGAAGTCTGCCGCAGATGCACAGAAAAAAGCGGCTGAAGAGGCGAAAAAAGCCGCTGCCGACGCAAAAAAAGAAGCTGAAGCTGAGGCAAAACAGGCCGCCGCCGAAGCAGCTAAAGTGAAAGCCGCTGCTGATGCGAAAGCCAAAGCAGCCGCTGACGCTAAAGCGAAAGCTGCTGCGGATGCAAAAGCTGCCGCGCAGGAAGCTAAAGAGCAGGCCGCCGCTGAGGCGAAAGCCAAAGCTGCGGAAGAAGCTAAAGAGAAAGCCGCAGCGGCAGCGAAAGAAAAAGCCGATGCCGCCGCGAAAGCGAAAGCTGAAGCAGCGGCGAAAGCCAAAGCTGATGCCGCAGCCAAGAAGAAGGCCGCCGCTGAAGCCGCTAAGGAATCCGGCGATGTCGGAGACCTGCTGGGCGACCTGACTTCAGGTAAAAATGCGCCAAAATCTGGCAACGCAGCCGGTGGTGGCGGTGCCGCAGGGCAGGGCAATCAGAAAAAAGCGGGTGCATCGGGAGCTGCCATTGACAGTTATCTCGGCCAGGTGAAAGGCGCAATCCAGAGTAAGTTGTATGATGCTGATACTTTCGCCGGACAAACATGCGATATCCGCATCAAGCTGGCGCCGGATGGCTTGCTGATTTCTGCAACTTCTGCGGGTGGCGATCCTGCACTGTGCCAGGCTGCATTAAGTGCGGCACGTACGGCGAAAATCCCGAAACCACCTAGTCAGGATGTCTGGCAGGCGGTGAAAGAAGCAACGGTCGTGTTTAAACTGTAA
- the ybgE gene encoding cyd operon protein YbgE, whose translation MGEGIARLYQLMDKGPLRALSLVAALVLAGCMFWNPARFAANSSDLAIWQGLVLMWAVCTGVIHGVGFRPHRLRWRGFFSPLPALLILLSGVGFFFL comes from the coding sequence ATGGGGGAGGGCATCGCTCGACTCTATCAACTTATGGATAAGGGCCCGTTGCGGGCTCTTTCCCTGGTGGCTGCATTAGTGCTGGCGGGATGTATGTTTTGGAACCCGGCGCGCTTTGCGGCCAACAGCAGCGACCTGGCTATCTGGCAGGGGCTGGTACTGATGTGGGCCGTTTGTACCGGTGTGATTCACGGCGTGGGTTTCCGCCCGCACCGTTTGCGCTGGCGCGGTTTCTTCTCTCCACTTCCGGCGTTGTTGATCCTGCTGAGTGGAGTCGGCTTTTTCTTCCTCTGA
- the cydX gene encoding cytochrome bd-I oxidase subunit CydX, translated as MWYFAWILGTLLACAFGIITALALEQAEASAASKEKL; from the coding sequence ATGTGGTATTTTGCCTGGATTCTCGGCACGCTGCTGGCCTGTGCCTTCGGTATCATTACGGCACTGGCGCTGGAACAAGCTGAAGCGTCTGCTGCGAGTAAAGAGAAGCTGTAA
- the tolB gene encoding Tol-Pal system beta propeller repeat protein TolB, whose amino-acid sequence MKQAFRVALSFLMLFVAVAHAEVRIEITQGVNSARPIGVVPFKWDGPGAAPEDIGGIVAADLRNSGKFNPIDRSRLPQQPTTAAEVQPAAWSALGIDAVVVGQVQPGADGSYQVSYQLVDTSGNPGAVLAQNQFKVTKQWLRYAAHTASDESFEKLTGIKGAFRTRIAYVVQTNGGQFPYELRVSDYDGYNQFVVHRSPEPLMSPAWSPDGSKVAYVTFESGKSALVIQTLANGAIRQVASFPRHNGAPAFSPDGSKLAFALSKTGSLNLYVMDIGSGQIRQVTDGRYNSTEPTWFPDSQSLAYTSDQAGRPQIYKVSASGGTAQRITWEGSQNQDADVSTDGKSMVMISTNGGAQHVARQDLVTGAVQQLTDTFLDETPSLAPNGTMVIYSSTQGMGSVLQLVSTDGRFKARLPATDGQVKFPAWSPYL is encoded by the coding sequence ATGAAGCAGGCATTTCGTGTAGCGCTGAGTTTTTTAATGCTGTTTGTCGCAGTTGCGCATGCAGAAGTACGCATTGAAATTACCCAGGGTGTAAATTCTGCGCGTCCAATTGGTGTTGTCCCCTTCAAATGGGATGGCCCAGGTGCTGCGCCAGAAGATATTGGTGGCATTGTTGCTGCTGATTTACGCAACAGCGGTAAATTCAATCCAATCGATCGTTCACGTTTACCACAGCAGCCAACCACTGCTGCCGAAGTGCAGCCTGCTGCATGGAGCGCACTGGGTATTGATGCCGTGGTAGTAGGCCAGGTTCAGCCAGGCGCGGACGGAAGCTATCAGGTTTCTTACCAGCTGGTGGATACTTCCGGCAACCCGGGCGCTGTGCTGGCTCAGAATCAGTTTAAAGTCACCAAACAGTGGTTGCGTTATGCAGCGCACACTGCCAGTGATGAAAGCTTTGAGAAACTGACCGGCATTAAAGGTGCGTTCCGTACCCGTATTGCTTACGTAGTACAGACCAACGGCGGTCAGTTCCCTTATGAGCTGCGCGTCTCTGACTACGATGGTTACAATCAGTTTGTGGTACATCGCTCTCCTGAACCACTGATGTCACCAGCCTGGTCACCAGATGGTAGCAAAGTGGCGTACGTTACCTTTGAAAGCGGTAAGTCTGCACTGGTTATCCAGACGCTGGCAAACGGCGCTATCAGACAGGTTGCTTCGTTCCCACGTCACAATGGTGCGCCGGCATTCTCTCCAGATGGCAGCAAACTGGCGTTTGCGTTATCTAAAACCGGTAGCCTGAATCTGTATGTGATGGATATTGGTTCTGGTCAGATTCGTCAGGTCACTGATGGTCGCTACAACAGCACCGAGCCAACGTGGTTCCCGGACAGCCAGAGTCTGGCTTATACCTCTGATCAGGCCGGTCGCCCGCAAATCTATAAAGTCAGCGCAAGCGGCGGTACTGCCCAGCGTATTACCTGGGAAGGTTCTCAGAACCAGGACGCCGACGTAAGCACTGATGGTAAATCTATGGTGATGATCAGCACCAATGGCGGCGCTCAACACGTCGCCCGACAAGATCTGGTAACGGGAGCCGTTCAACAATTAACGGACACGTTCCTGGATGAGACGCCAAGTCTCGCACCTAACGGCACAATGGTAATCTACAGCTCTACACAGGGTATGGGTTCCGTATTGCAGTTGGTTTCGACGGATGGGCGTTTCAAAGCGCGTCTTCCGGCAACCGATGGACAGGTCAAATTTCCTGCCTGGTCGCCGTATCTGTGA
- the pal gene encoding peptidoglycan-associated lipoprotein Pal — protein sequence MQLNKVLKGLMLALPVIAVAACSSHKNNNNDQTNGMGMGDGSNSGMNSGNMSSDEQARLQMQELQKNNIVYFGLDKYDIASDFAQMLDAHANFLRSNPSYKVTVEGHADERGTPEYNIALGERRASAVKMYLQGKGVSADQISIVSYGKEKPAVLGHDEAAYAKNRRAVLVY from the coding sequence ATGCAACTGAACAAAGTGCTGAAAGGCTTAATGCTGGCACTGCCAGTAATCGCAGTGGCTGCATGTAGCTCTCACAAGAACAACAACAATGACCAGACTAACGGTATGGGCATGGGTGACGGTTCTAACAGCGGCATGAACAGCGGTAACATGTCTTCTGATGAGCAGGCACGTCTGCAGATGCAAGAACTGCAGAAAAACAACATCGTATACTTCGGTCTGGATAAGTATGACATCGCTTCTGACTTCGCTCAGATGCTGGATGCACACGCTAACTTCCTGCGCAGCAACCCATCATACAAAGTGACTGTAGAAGGTCATGCGGATGAGCGCGGTACTCCTGAATACAACATCGCCCTGGGCGAACGTCGTGCTTCAGCTGTTAAAATGTACCTGCAGGGTAAAGGCGTTTCTGCTGACCAGATCTCTATCGTTTCTTACGGTAAAGAAAAACCTGCAGTACTGGGTCACGACGAAGCAGCTTATGCTAAAAACCGTCGTGCAGTACTGGTTTACTAA
- the tolQ gene encoding Tol-Pal system protein TolQ, with product MNILDLFLKASLLVKLIMLILMGFSIASWAVIIQRTRILNAATRDADAFEDKFWSGIELSRLYQESQARRDELGGSEQIFYAGFKEFARLHRANNHAPEAVVEGATRAMRISMNRELEALENHIPFLGTVGSISPYIGLFGTVWGIMHAFIALGAVKQATLQMVAPGIAEALIATAIGLFAAIPAVMAYNRLTQRVNKLEQNYDNFMEEFTAILHRQAFSSDVSK from the coding sequence ATGAACATTCTTGATTTGTTCCTGAAGGCGAGCCTTCTGGTCAAACTTATCATGTTGATTTTAATGGGTTTTTCTATCGCATCCTGGGCCGTTATCATTCAGCGCACCCGTATTTTGAATGCAGCTACGCGTGATGCAGATGCCTTCGAAGATAAGTTTTGGTCTGGTATCGAACTGTCTCGTCTCTATCAGGAAAGCCAGGCTCGTCGCGATGAGCTGGGCGGTTCTGAGCAAATTTTCTATGCGGGATTTAAAGAGTTTGCCCGTCTGCATCGTGCTAACAACCATGCGCCGGAAGCGGTTGTGGAGGGCGCGACCCGAGCTATGCGTATTTCCATGAACCGTGAACTGGAAGCGCTGGAAAACCATATACCTTTCCTCGGTACCGTAGGTTCCATCAGCCCTTATATTGGTCTGTTTGGTACGGTATGGGGGATTATGCACGCCTTTATCGCACTGGGTGCGGTGAAGCAGGCCACTTTACAGATGGTAGCACCGGGTATTGCAGAAGCGCTGATTGCAACCGCAATCGGTCTGTTCGCCGCTATCCCTGCGGTTATGGCCTACAACCGCCTGACCCAGCGCGTGAACAAGCTGGAGCAGAACTACGACAACTTTATGGAAGAATTCACGGCTATCCTGCATCGTCAGGCTTTTTCTAGCGACGTAAGCAAGTAA
- the tolR gene encoding colicin uptake protein TolR has protein sequence MVRRRGRGRRDVKSEINIVPLLDVLLVLLLIFMATAPIITQSVEVDLPDATDSKTVSSDDNPPVIVEVAGVGQYSLVVDHDRMEQLPAEQVVAEAQRRLTANPKTVFLIGGAKEVPYEEIIKALNLLHQAGVKSVGLMTQPI, from the coding sequence ATGGTCAGAAGGCGTGGTCGCGGTCGCCGCGACGTCAAGTCCGAGATCAATATTGTTCCGTTGCTGGACGTGCTGCTGGTGCTGCTGCTGATTTTTATGGCAACGGCGCCAATCATCACTCAAAGCGTGGAAGTTGATCTACCGGACGCAACAGATTCTAAAACCGTCTCCAGCGATGATAATCCTCCTGTGATTGTTGAAGTTGCAGGCGTCGGGCAGTACAGCCTGGTGGTCGATCACGATCGGATGGAGCAGTTGCCAGCGGAACAGGTGGTAGCCGAAGCGCAGCGTCGCCTTACGGCCAACCCTAAAACGGTGTTCCTGATTGGCGGAGCCAAAGAGGTTCCTTACGAGGAAATCATCAAGGCACTGAACTTGCTGCATCAGGCAGGCGTGAAGTCTGTCGGATTAATGACGCAGCCGATTTAA
- the ybgC gene encoding tol-pal system-associated acyl-CoA thioesterase: MSTTLFRWPVRVYYEDTDAGGVVYHASYVAFYERARTEMLRQRHFNQQALLEQQVAFVVRRITVDYLAAARLDEMLDVQSEVIGMTRTTMTFAQRIVNAEGRVLNEAEVLIACINPHLMKPIALPKSIVAEFKQ, translated from the coding sequence GTGAGTACAACGCTGTTTCGATGGCCGGTGCGTGTCTATTACGAAGATACCGATGCCGGTGGTGTGGTTTACCATGCCAGCTATGTCGCTTTTTATGAACGGGCACGAACTGAAATGCTGCGCCAGCGCCATTTCAATCAACAGGCTCTGCTGGAACAGCAGGTGGCTTTCGTCGTGCGTCGTATCACGGTTGATTACCTTGCAGCTGCACGACTCGACGAAATGCTCGATGTGCAAAGCGAGGTTATTGGCATGACCAGAACGACCATGACATTCGCACAACGCATCGTTAATGCAGAAGGCCGTGTGCTCAATGAGGCAGAGGTCTTGATCGCCTGCATCAATCCACATCTAATGAAGCCGATAGCGCTTCCCAAGTCTATTGTCGCGGAGTTCAAGCAGTGA